In the Methylosinus sp. LW4 genome, CCAGCGTCTCCGCTTCGACGAGAAGCGGATCGGGAGGCAAACCGAGTGGACAGGATTTACGGCCTAGATAGAGCGTGAACACGGGCTTGCGTAATGCCTGCTCCAGACTCTCAAGCGTGAACAGGCTCTGTTCTAATGCTCCGCATGCGATGAGGAAGGCGCAATCGGCGCGGTAGTCCCGCCGCGAGAGGATTGTGTTGCGCTTGCCTGCGAGTTCTTCGCGCCGCGTCGCCCACGTCGTGCCTTTGCGCGTCGGTGGCGTCTGCGTGGTGTGATAATCGACGATCAACGGGCCGAGGCGATCACGGCGCGAGGCGAAGGCGAGCGCAGCGGCAAACTCAGCTTGGCGGGGGTCGGCGCGCTCGAGGCCGAGCGCCGCGCCGAGCAGGCCCGCCAGCGCGGAATGGCTGGGCCGCGCGCCCGTCTCGCGTCGCTCGCCAACAGCAACGTCGCCGAAAGAGCCGAGTGGCGCCACGAGCTGAAAGAGGAGAAGCTTTCGCATTACAGCGCCTCACTAGCGAAGCCGACAATCTCGGCGAGCGACCCCTCGCCCGTGAGAGCGTTCATCCGTCGTTCGACGACGCCCTCGTGGCCATAAACGGCGGCGAAATTTTCCCGCGTCTCCACGAGCTTTTCGATCGAGGCATTCAGAAAATCCAACTCTTTCGCGACGCGCTCGATCGGCTGCAGAAAGGCGCCGGCCAGCGTGCGCGGCGCGGCGTCGCCGCGTTCCGCCAGAATAAAATGCGCGCGCGCAAAACTGGCGAAGCTCGCGGATTTGCCGCGTGGACCAATGGTAGCGCTCGCACGGATCAGCGCCTCGATCGCCTTCTTCGCCACCTCGGCGTCACCGCCGAGATTTTTCAGCAGCAGCGCACGATCGATGTTAATGTAAAGGTAGAACACGCCGGCGCCGAAGCCTGTCTCGCCGATGAAGCCGGCGCCAGCGTCCTCCGCATTTGTCTTGAGATCGTCGACCGCGGTGTAGTAATCCTCGTCGACGACGACTTTATGCGTGGTGACGGCGTGGGCGACCTGCACCGCCGCCTCGCGATTGAAATCCGGGCTATCGGTGAGCATGCGTCCGAACATGGCGATGTCAGCCGCCGTATCGGTCTTACGCAAGAGCACCTCTGCAAGAGCCTTTTTCTCTCCGATGGCGCGTTCTCCCGCGGCGCGGGACTCAGCGTAGACGATCGCGGCCGCGCGTTCCTCGGGTGAGATGAAGGCGAGCTGCTCCGTGAATTCGGGTTTGGGATCGTTTTCGCGTTTCACCTTGCCAAAGGCCGACGCGACCTCGCGGGCGATCTCCATGGCTTTAGCCTCATCGAGCCTCCCGCGCAAATGATCGAGAACGACGGAGCCGATCCGCTGCGTGCGGTCGCCGAGATGCTGCGCGAGCACGTCATGTGCGATGTCACTCGTACGCCAAGCGCGTTTCAAGGATTGGCTCGACACACGCAGCCGTGTGGCACCGCCGATGACCGCGGTCTTGGGTTTGCCCGTGTCGTCGCGGTTGAGGTTTGACGGCGGATAAAATGTCAGCAGATGCAACTGAACGAACCGGTTCATGATCGTGCCTCGAGGGATCCCGCCTCGGCGGTCGTGGCCGGCCGTTCGCCAGCGCCGTAATAGTCGAAGACCAGATCGCGCCGCGTCTTGTCCTCGTCGAAGAAGAGGACAAGCCTAGCGATATCGCGAACGCTCGCGGCAAAGCCGGCGATGGCGATCGCGCGTCGAAACGACGCCGCGATCTCCTCCTCCTCCGTTGCCTCCAACAGGCGCTTGAAACGTAGAAGCGACAGTTTCGCCGACTGCTCATCGGAGAAATTTTCTCGTCCGACACTTCGACCGAAACGCAGTCGCTCGTCGTCACGAATCGTGGCCAGAACACAGGCTAGCGTGGCGACCCGCGGCAGCCGCGCCTTCGAGGCACCGAGCGCATGAAACAATTGCAGCGTCGCCTCCTCGTACATGGCCTCGGCTGGCGACGCCCTCCGCAGCCTCGCCCTCGCGACGCGATCCTTGCCGCCTTCTCTCTTGTCGGGATGTCGGCCGTCAAGGGTTTTCCACCATTGAAATGAGATGAATCCATAGTCAAGCGCATTGGTCTGCGCGGCCTTCTTGCTCATTTGCCCTTCCCTCATTTTTTGTCGCCTTTGCCCGTCCTGGACAGCGGGAGCTCGAGCGTGGTGAAAACCTTTCGTCCCAGAGCACCACGTCCGAGAAAAACGCCGATGAGTGCGCGGCGTGCGGGAACGGCGCGTTCCATGATTTTCGTTGGCATGTCACCGAAGCTCACCGCCTCGTCGAAGAGGATTATCGCGTGCTTACGCAGGATGCCGAGCCATCGTTCGACGAGTGGCCTACGCTCCTCTTCGGTGTCGAGTGTTTCGACCGCGTCGAACAACCCGTGAAGATGATTGAAGAACGCAGCTCGCGTCTCTTGAAAGAACCGTTCACGTAATGCGGCGAAAGGCGATGCCTTGCCGTCCCCGCGCTCGCCGGCGAGCGCGGTGCAAACCGCGATTCCGAGCGCGCTGGCGACAAGATCGGCGGCCTCGACAAACCGACGGGTTAGGCCGTGGAGATGCGCCTGGCGTTGCTCGCTTGTCGTCGCTGGAAGAATGAACAGGGGTATCTGCGCTTCGACGAAGCCGCGGGCCTTCATATTGTCCATGTCGTAACCGCAGGCGAGCAAACGACATTCCGTCACGCGCGCGCCGTCGTGGATATCGGCAAGACGCGTCTTCGCCTCGATGACCATTTTCGCGGGCCGGAACGCATCGTCCGCCGATCCCGCGAGCGCCGGCCAGTCGGTGTAGAGAACGCCGCCCGGCTTCGGATGCACAGGCAGCCACGACGGCGGCGTTGCCTTCGATAAATAGTAGGGCGACAGCGGATGTTGAAAGGCGGGATCGTAGGCCGCGCCCCAGGTCCGCATGCGAAATCCCGTCACAATGACATCGTCGACGTGGCCGGTAAGAGGACAGAGCGTGCCGGCGTCATTGCGGGCAAAGATGAGCCGTATGCGGCGCGGCATTCCCCAAAAAGCTTGCAAAACATGCGCCGTCCACGGCGCGCGATTGGAACTCGGCGCAACGAGACGCGGCGGTTTGCCATCAGACGGAAATGTCGGCGCGAGCCACGGAAAGACGCGGTCCATTTCATCGTGGGCCCGGGCGAAGGCTTCATCTTCCGGCGGCGTCGCGAGCCACAGCATCTGCCACAGAGCAATCTCTTCTGGGGGCGCGACGAGCGTCGTCATCGGACCGCCACCGCGTAGAGACGTCCGATGGCCGGCGCCTCCCGAGGGCGCGAAGATCTGGAGCGCATAGAGCGCGATGGCCGTCGCTGCACGGGACAGAGAATCGATGCGCCCCCGCTTCTGAAACAGGTCCTTATTCTCTTTCAACGTATTAGCGCCCGGCGCATCGATTAGCAGACCGACGACCGGCGAGTCTTCGGTGTCGATCAACATATCAAAGTCCTGCATAAAACGCGGCTCTTCGCCGTCCAGATTGAAAGCCCCTGCAAACGGCGCGAAAGCTTTTTCGAGTCGATCGGCGTCGGGGGGCGTCTCCCACCATGTCTTCCACTTCCGATGGTTGCTGGGTGCAGGAAATGCGGTCGCGAGCAGGCCGATCATGAATTCGCGCGACGCCGCATCGAAGTCAGGTCGACCCCAGGCGAAGGCGACGATAGGGTCGCGGTCGATGTCGGAGGCGATTTCGGACGGACGGATTACGCACTTGCTGCCGCTGCGACGGCGCACTGGAAGCCAAGGGCTTTGAAGGAGAGAAAAATGCGACATGCAAGCCCCCAACAAGGTGTTGACAAACGGCGATGCCTTTTTCTCCACAAAAGAGATAATCCTGGCAGAGTCCAATGATGAACGAACTAAAGCGCTAGTATGCATAGGAGAAGCTGCATGGCAGATTGTGCGCGCTCATCATCCTTTTGCACCAACCGCTCACATCGGTCCATCCCCGTTTCATTTGCCAAGCTCGACCCTTAACCCGATTTCCGCGTCATACCAAGCCTCTCTCGCCTTGCCCCTCTCGTCGGCCAATCGGGTTTGCCCGGCCGCGGCAGCCGCCCCTTCGAACCGTGCCGCAGCGTCGGATCGACACCGCCGATCATCGCGAGCGGCAACGGTGCTGCCCATTTCAGCCGCTCGGCAAAAACGATATCGGCCTTGCGCAAGGAGAAAACATCCCCGCCTCGCGCAGCACTTCCCGAGCCGCCGCGGCGTCGAGGGCGGGGCGACGGGCGAGCGTCGCGTTGCACTTAGAGCATCGTCCGAGCGTGGCGATTCAATAAAGCGGGACGGATCCCATATCTGAAGCGGAGCGCTGATCGGCAGTGAACGGCCCGAGCGGTTGGGAGGGGATCATGGCGCTGTCGATGGATCTTCGCGAGAATGAGATGAATGTAAATCGGATTGAACGAAGCCGCTATCGCGGAGGGGGCGGCGAGGTCGCGTGATTGGCCTCCTGTCTGAGAGGATTTGGGTGTTGCAGCCCACTCTCAAACAGGAGGTTCCAGATGGCCGAGATCAGCCCTCTGCGTCGTCGCATGATCGAGGACATGACGGTCCGCAATCTTCCGCCGGCGACCCAGCAATCCTACATCCACGCCGTCGCGAAGTTCAGCCAATATTTCGGGCGTTCGCCCGATCGCCTGGGACTGGAGGACGTCCGCGCCTTCCAGGTGCATCTGGTCTCGAAGGGCATATCCTGGGCGTCGCTCAATCAGACCGTCTGCGCGCTGCGTTTTTTCTACGGCGTGACGCTCGGTTGCGAGACGATCCCGGCGCGGATCGCCTATGCGCGCGAGCCACGCAAGCTGCCGTCGGTGCTGAGCGCCGACGAAGTGGTCCGCTTTCTCGAATCCGTCTCGAGCCTCAAACCACGCGTCGCGCTCACCGCCGCCTATGCCGCGGGACTGCGCGTGTCGGAGGTGATCGGCCTGAAGGCGGCCGACATTGACAGCGACCGCATGGTCATTCGCATCGTGCGAGGCACGGGCGGCAAGGAGCGCTACGCTATGCTGTCCGAGCAGCTTCTCGGCAACCTGCGCAGCTATTGGCGCCTCGCGCGGCCCGAGAGCTTCTTGTTTCCCGGTCGCGACAAGGACAAGCCGATCGAGCAGACCGTGCTGCACGCCGCCTGCCGCTCGGCGCGCGCCGCGGCCGGCATCGACAAGAGAGTGAGCGTCCATGTCCTGCGGCACAGCTTCGCGACGCATCTGCTGGAGTGCGGCGTCGACATTCGTATCATCCAGGTGCTGCTCGGCCACGAGCATCTGTCGACGACGGCGCTCTACACGCGAGTTTCGACACAACTGATCAGCGGGACCAAGAGCCCCCTGGATCGTCTTTCCTTGGAGGTGACGCCGCCCGAGTGAATGGGCGTGGCGAAGCCGGCGATCGAGCTCGCCGACATTTTCCGTCGCCATGGCGACGCCTATCTTCGCGATCACGCCGGGCATGTCGGCCGGGGCGAGCGACGCGTCATGGGCGCCATCGCGGCGTGCCGGACGGCGGTGCTCGGCGACCATGTCGAGCGATGCGACGATTGCGGCGCGAGGCGCATCGCCTACAACTCCTGCCGCAACCGGCATTGCCCAAAA is a window encoding:
- the cas5e gene encoding type I-E CRISPR-associated protein Cas5/CasD; translated protein: MRKLLLFQLVAPLGSFGDVAVGERRETGARPSHSALAGLLGAALGLERADPRQAEFAAALAFASRRDRLGPLIVDYHTTQTPPTRKGTTWATRREELAGKRNTILSRRDYRADCAFLIACGALEQSLFTLESLEQALRKPVFTLYLGRKSCPLGLPPDPLLVEAETLVDALAEYDRRRRRPDAYAHYFERDGEIALDDYFTGFPNNATCVETRRDVVLDRKLWRFDLRDEHVVTSWGKVPR
- the cas7e gene encoding type I-E CRISPR-associated protein Cas7/Cse4/CasC, which codes for MNRFVQLHLLTFYPPSNLNRDDTGKPKTAVIGGATRLRVSSQSLKRAWRTSDIAHDVLAQHLGDRTQRIGSVVLDHLRGRLDEAKAMEIAREVASAFGKVKRENDPKPEFTEQLAFISPEERAAAIVYAESRAAGERAIGEKKALAEVLLRKTDTAADIAMFGRMLTDSPDFNREAAVQVAHAVTTHKVVVDEDYYTAVDDLKTNAEDAGAGFIGETGFGAGVFYLYINIDRALLLKNLGGDAEVAKKAIEALIRASATIGPRGKSASFASFARAHFILAERGDAAPRTLAGAFLQPIERVAKELDFLNASIEKLVETRENFAAVYGHEGVVERRMNALTGEGSLAEIVGFASEAL
- the casB gene encoding type I-E CRISPR-associated protein Cse2/CasB; translation: MSKKAAQTNALDYGFISFQWWKTLDGRHPDKREGGKDRVARARLRRASPAEAMYEEATLQLFHALGASKARLPRVATLACVLATIRDDERLRFGRSVGRENFSDEQSAKLSLLRFKRLLEATEEEEIAASFRRAIAIAGFAASVRDIARLVLFFDEDKTRRDLVFDYYGAGERPATTAEAGSLEARS
- the casA gene encoding type I-E CRISPR-associated protein Cse1/CasA, which produces MEKKASPFVNTLLGACMSHFSLLQSPWLPVRRRSGSKCVIRPSEIASDIDRDPIVAFAWGRPDFDAASREFMIGLLATAFPAPSNHRKWKTWWETPPDADRLEKAFAPFAGAFNLDGEEPRFMQDFDMLIDTEDSPVVGLLIDAPGANTLKENKDLFQKRGRIDSLSRAATAIALYALQIFAPSGGAGHRTSLRGGGPMTTLVAPPEEIALWQMLWLATPPEDEAFARAHDEMDRVFPWLAPTFPSDGKPPRLVAPSSNRAPWTAHVLQAFWGMPRRIRLIFARNDAGTLCPLTGHVDDVIVTGFRMRTWGAAYDPAFQHPLSPYYLSKATPPSWLPVHPKPGGVLYTDWPALAGSADDAFRPAKMVIEAKTRLADIHDGARVTECRLLACGYDMDNMKARGFVEAQIPLFILPATTSEQRQAHLHGLTRRFVEAADLVASALGIAVCTALAGERGDGKASPFAALRERFFQETRAAFFNHLHGLFDAVETLDTEEERRPLVERWLGILRKHAIILFDEAVSFGDMPTKIMERAVPARRALIGVFLGRGALGRKVFTTLELPLSRTGKGDKK
- a CDS encoding DUF1403 family protein gives rise to the protein MRKADIVFAERLKWAAPLPLAMIGGVDPTLRHGSKGRLPRPGKPDWPTRGARRERLGMTRKSG
- a CDS encoding site-specific integrase, whose amino-acid sequence is MAEISPLRRRMIEDMTVRNLPPATQQSYIHAVAKFSQYFGRSPDRLGLEDVRAFQVHLVSKGISWASLNQTVCALRFFYGVTLGCETIPARIAYAREPRKLPSVLSADEVVRFLESVSSLKPRVALTAAYAAGLRVSEVIGLKAADIDSDRMVIRIVRGTGGKERYAMLSEQLLGNLRSYWRLARPESFLFPGRDKDKPIEQTVLHAACRSARAAAGIDKRVSVHVLRHSFATHLLECGVDIRIIQVLLGHEHLSTTALYTRVSTQLISGTKSPLDRLSLEVTPPE